ACAATGTTCAACGCCTACTCTTTAGAGTAGGACATTTGCATCCTCAAATTTCAAAAAAATGAAGTTCAATTCATTGAACGATATACTGTTGGTTCCGTGTAATTCATTACACGGTGGGGCAATGGTTTCAGCTAAAGAATTAGATTAAGACTCATCACTGGTTTTACGGGCGCGGCGAATTAACTCCTCAGGGCTAAGTTGGGAGACAAAATCTCGAAAAGCCTGTCTTTCATCCTCATCCGCCTGAGTGTCTACAGGAATAGAAGCATCAAAAATCACCTCTTCCATCACCCAAATCGGACAACCAGCGCGCACCGCAATGGCAATGGCATCGCTGGGGCGACAGTCAATATTTTTACTTTTTTTACCCATTTTCGTGCAAAGCAGGGCATAAAAAGTATTATCTTGTAAAGCATTAATAATCACACGCTCTAACTTAATATTCCAAACCTTAAAAAAATCTACCATCAAATCATGGGTTAAAGGTCGAGGGGTCGGTTGTTGCTCAAGAGCTGCAATGATTGACCTTGCTTGATCCTGCCCAATATAAATCGGTAGTGCCCTTCGCTCTGTGGCATCCTTAAGTAGTACAATAGGACTACGACTAACCGCATCAAGGGCGATGGCTGCCACTTTCATTTCAATCATCTCTGTTCCCTCGTAATCAAGATAATCTATTATTATCCCATGTTACCCAAATATTTACCTTAATCTTTTTTTAAGGAAATGGCTAAAAGAAAATGGCTAAAAATATTTACGGAAATTTAGAAATTTTTCCCCCAAAAACAAAAAGGTTTGTTAACCTAGTGGCAAGGAAGACTATGCGTAAAACAACAAAAACCTATGTACTATAGTGGATGTTATTCACCTCTAAATAAAAAAATATCCCATAACCATGATATTTTCTGTGAAATTCATTACAATATCTGAAAGATTTAACCTCAAAAACTTGTTTAATTCCCACCACAAGTCATTAAAATAGGTTGAATTTTTCAGGTGCTTTAACTGTCTAGCAAAAATCAAAGACAGTAAAAATAATTACATAGTTATTTAAGACTGTCAATGATAGCAGAAAAGTGGAGCATATTAATTAAATTTTGCACAATGCCACAGAAAATCAAGCTGGTTCAATCTCTAGGATCAACAAAAGAGAGGAAAACATTAGCTAATTATTGGTTTTGTTGCCAAAAAAATCAGGTTTTGACCTGACGGAGAGAAACAATCTCTCCAGCTTATCACTTTTTACTAACCAATCTTCGAGAAAAATAGAATAAGAGGAAAACGGTATGACTCAGGCACAAGAAATTTTGGCGACTATCACCCCAGCGCACGATGTAGATGAGTTTTTAGAATTAAATTCCCACACCAAGACATCAGTTACTACCATGGAAGCGGAATTTAGCGAGATGATTAGTGAGGCTGATGCCATCGGCACTCCAGATTTGAACCAAAAAACTCGAAAACTGCCCAGCGCCCGTCGCCGAAGTAGCACCACCACCAAGAAAAAGCCTTTTACCGAAGATTCTATTAGAGTATATCTGCAAGAAATTGGACGCATTCGCCTCTTACGCGCCGAAGAAGAAATCGAGTTAGCCCGACAAATTGCTGATTTATTAGACTTAGAGTATATCCGCGCCACGCAAATGGAACATTTAGGGCGCATTCCCACCGATCAAGAATGGGCAGAAGCCTGTGACATTCCTAATCTTCGTCAATTTAATCGCCGTTTACACATTGGCAGGAGGGCAAAGGATAAGATGGTACAATCTAACCTCCGTTTAGTAGTTTCCATCGCTAAAAAGTACATGAATCGAGGCTTATCGTTTCAGGATTTAATTCAAGAAGGTTCATTAGGTTTGATACGCGCCGCCGAAAAATTCGACCACGAAAAAGGTTATAAATTCTCCACCTACGCCACATGGTGGATTCGCCAAGCTATTACCCGCGCCATTGCTGATCAATCTCGCACCATTCGTCTTCCCGTGCATCTCTACGAAACTATCTCACGCATCAAGAAGACAACGAAAATGCTTTCTCAAAAAATGGGCAGAAAACCCACTGAGGAGGAAATCGCTGAAGATATGGAAATGACCATCGAAAAGTTACGTTTTATTGCTAAATCTGCTCAACTACCTATTTCCCTTGAGACTCCCATCGGTAAGGAAGAAGATTCTCGTCTCGGTGATTTTATTGAAGCTGATGGCGAAACTCCAGAGGATGAGGTTGCTAAAAATTTATTGCGGGAAGATTTGGAAAATGTCCTTGATTCCCTTAGCCCTCGAGAGCGTGATGTTTTAAGATTACGTTATGGTTTGGATGACGGGCGCATGAAAACCTTAGAAGAAATCGGTCAAATTTTTAACGTTACTCGTGAAAGAATCCGCCAAATTGAAGCGAAAGCACTGCGTAAGTTGCGCCATCCTAATCGCAATAGCATTTTAAAAGAGTATATTCGTTAATAACAAATATTATGCCCCTCTCCTATGGGAGCAGGGCGTTTTCATTCTCAAAAATGTTAGTTTCTCAAACTAGCCAATAATCTGAAATTCAGAGGTTTTGAACTACTAATAAATCAATTAATAGTAAAAAATCTCCCTTTCTCCCTTACTTCCTCTGCTTCCCCTGCTAAACAAATCAATTTTGATCCTGATTTTGAAAACACCCTGCTATGGGAGAGGGGTTGGGGTGAGGGCAACCCCTTTTTACCTAATTTTTAGTAATTAAAATCATGAATGAAAAATCGAATAATAAATGGGAAGAGAAACTAGAACAAATTGAAGCAGAAATTTATGATTCTACACCGTTAACTCCTCCTAATAATCCTCAAAAAAGTGTTATTCCTACCGTTAAAAATTGGTTTTTGGCTTTACCGACTGCAGGTAAAGTGATTATAGCTGTATTTGGGATTATGCTACTTTTATCTCTAGTTAATACGGTTTTTTCTATCGTTAAGTTTGTTTTTGGTATTGCTGTTCTCGGTTTAGTTATTTATACTCTGTCTCGATTTATTAATAATAAAAATAATAACCCATCATCTTAATAAATGGTGAAGGGCGCTGGTTTTTGAAGAACTAATAACCTGATTAGCTCAAAATGTAGCTTTTTTGCTAAAATGCAGAAGTTTAGTTTAATTAGGAATTAACTGAGTGTCAGAAAATAACCCGCCTAATCATGAAAAAGAGACCTTTCTCTTTCCTCATGCCTCTTTCCGAGGAGAATTTACCCCAGAAAATCTAGTTTTTAACGCTAATCTGCAGGAATTTGCCCAGAAAATAAGCTATATTTGCAACTTAGAAACTAACGGAAAAATCTCTGCTAATCAAGCCTATGAGCAAATTAAAGTTTTATGGAAAGATTTGAAGACAAGTGTCAAAAATATGAATATTGATAAATAATCAATGAAAATTAGACAAATTTTCTTCAAAAAAAGAAGTTTAATTCTATTTTCCTTTATCATTATCGGTTATTTTTTGTCTCGTCCAGCACCATCTTTTAAATCTGAAATAGAATCATCGGCAGAAATCAGGGGAGTATGGTTAACCAATGTGGGGACAATATTTTTTCATCACACCACTTTATTAGATAATATTTTTGCTCATTTAGCCCGTTCTAATTATACTCATATTTATGTCAGCACTTATGGTTTTGGTGGCACAATTTATCCATCTCAAACTGTAAAAACTAATCCTCTTTTTTTACCTCCTTTCACAGACGTTTTAAAAGCATCGAAAATAGAAGCAGGGCGACAAGGATTAAAATTGTATGCTTGGTTAGAGTATGGCTTGATGTTATCCCCTACTAATTTTGTTGCTGTTAATAACCCCGACTGGTTGTTAAAAACTCCAGAGGGGAAAACCGTTGTTAATGGTTTTGTGTGGCTAAATCCTGACAATCCAGAGGTACAAGAATATATTTTGGATATTATCGAAGAAGTGGCGAACTATAAAGAGTTAACTGGCATACAATTAGATGATCATTGGGGTGTGCCAAGTCAATTCGGTAATTATATCAATGAAATGAATGAACTTACTGCTCAAGTTAAAAAAAGTATAGATAAAATTAATCCTAATTTGATATTTAGTTTATCTCCTAATCCCTATAGTTTTTCAAAAAATAAATATAATCAAGATTGGCTATATTGGGCTAAACAAGGATATATTGATGAGGTTATTATCCAAATTTATCGTGATAATTCTAAAGAGTTTGAACAAGCTATAATTACATCAGAAATAGACAAATTAGATGAATCAATCCCTGTAGCTATAGGCATTTATGCAGGTTCTTTTGATAGTTATAAACATCCTGCCGAGATACAAAAACAAATAGATATTACTCAAAATTTGGGTTATGGATTCTCTATTTTTTGTTGGGAAGCTAGGGCGATGGGCGCTGATTTTTTTCGTGATAAATAAATAGGCTCTGGTGAAAAAGTGGTGTCGTGGGGGAAGTGGATAGTAGAAAGGTTTATAAATCAAACGTTTTAGGATAATCATAGCTTGTTAAAAATTCCTAGTTTTCATCAATTATTTTTGATTGGGATGGAAAAAAAATACTGTATTTTTACCCACTTTCCCCACTCTATTTTGTAATAAAAATATTACAACAAGTAAAATCACCATTTGTAATGATTTAGAGAGGAAATCACGGCAAAATTATTCCTCTAGTGATTTTCCCTCCTCTCCAATCTCTTTTTTTTTGCACCACAAAAGTATTGCATCAAATTTTATTTATCTTTGATGATTTTCTTTTTCTCTAATTTTCTTACTAACTATTAATGCTTTTATCTTACTGATAATATTCACGGCATTTTTCTGGTAAATACTGCAATATTTCTTCTCTATTTTTGTTCATATTCACTACCTTTTCTTCTTCATTGATTTTTACTACATGAACGCCTTGTAAGCACTGAAATCACTCATCGTCACTTTATCTGTCCTTTTTCCTAACTGATTTTTTAATCCTACTTTATTTCTTTTCAACTCTTTTCTCATTTCTCTTTGACCCAAATTATATACCAATAGACTTAAAGACATTAACCATATAGGGTTCTCCCTAATTTATCATTATTTAAGTATTCTTTTTTTACTTCTTTTCCTAATAGTTTTTCTAAGGCTTTATCCTCAAAATACTCTGAAAATAAATACAACGGTTGAGACAAAAAACCCAAGGCATTGATAATCATGGCTTTGACTACTAACCCTTTACTGATTTTTTCCGTGCAATGCCTTGGTAATTTTTCGTTGATAATCTCGACAACCCCTATCTCATCAATTATTCCCGCAATTATGCCTAAATGGTCAAGATTTTCTACTTGCACATTGATGAATTGAGACATTTTCTTATCTTTACCGTTGATTATTTATGAGGATGTCACTAATGTACCTGATTTTCTTCTACTCTTTTTCGTAATATTTCTGTCTTTTCTTGAAATATGCGGAAAGTGGGTTTTTAGAGGAAAAAGTCAATTTATGAAACTTTTTGTTATGTATAATAGACTTTAAACCTCTATTAGACAAGGGTTTTGACTTATTCAGCAAACCCTAATTATGCCTCACCTTCTGGGCTGCAATTACGCTGAATTTTAATGATTTCAGGATTAACTTTTGCCTCAAAAGTATTATCTTCACCGAGCAAATAACCCAAACCGCCCGTCATGTATTCACAACAGTGATCATCAGCGCCCTCCACCATAGCAACAGCTTTAGAATATGATTATTTATCTTGTCAATTTCTAAAAATTTTCTCCATTAATTCATGCTTATTTGAAAACAGCCATTTAAGCAACTTTTTCTGTTAAAACATTAGGTATTGGTAAAGTTTCTCCCGATAGTTGATAATCCTCAATTAATAACTCTAAAACTTCAATACCATTTTGAAAGGCTTCCTCATAAGTATCACCATGAGTGCGCCATTGTTGCCCTTCAAAATCAGGAACCCCAACTAAATAACAATTATCAACATTAGACCACTTAATGATCATTGAATATTTCCAATTATCCATTTTGTCTCTCTTTTTTACTTCTTTTATTGCTTTTAAAACTTCATTTTCTTGGGCATTTTATGATTAAAATTCAGATGAGCTTATCATATTGTAGGGGTTGAACAATGTTCAACCCATTCCCTTCAGAATCTTTAAGTCAATTCCTCATCACATTAACTAAACTTTTTTAAGCATTAGCAAAAGCTGGTACTTCTTCTTTGATTTCTACCGCATCTTTAATAATTTCATTGAGTTTCTTGGTTTCAGTTAATGTCTCATTAAGATAAGTCTGCAATTTAGCCGTAAACTGTCGATAAGCAGGTGCAAAAACCAAAGGATTATCAGCTTTTTGTTGTTTCAGCTCAAAATATAAACATGAAGCATAACCAACTAATTGAAACAGAGCAACATTAGAAAAAGCTTTAATAGCAATACTAGCACTAAGACTAGCGGATGTTAATGCATTGAGCCCTAATTGTTGTAAAACATCTATTCCCAAAGACAAAGCAATAATAGCAATACCTTCTCCAGTGCTAATTTTAGTGTCGCCATCAAAACCATAAGCAATACTGATTTGGTAAATTAACTCTGACAAAAGGGCGGAATTTTTAACTAAATCTAAACCGATTGATACTTTAGCCCATGATTCCACTAATTTAATTCCATCTATCGCAATACCAAAAGTAACTGAAAGCACTGTGCTTCTGTTAATTAATCTTTGAGCGATTTGACGATAGTCTTCTTTTGGATGTTTTTGTTTTAATTCATCAACTACTTTTTTAGCACGATCAAAAGACTTTTGAGTCTCTTCCATTGCCCAAGCGACACACTGACGAAAAATCTCACTCCAGATATTTTGAATTATGTTTGATATTTCAATAACAATGCTTCCCAACAGCACATCAAGTTCAGTTAAACACTGATCAATAAACTTGACTGTATTCTTTCCTGACTTATTTATTTTTTTAGTTATATCTTCGACTAATTTCTGGGTTTCTTCTATTGCGGAGTTAATTAATTGAATATCGCTATTAACTTTATTATCAATCTGTTTAGCCAACTGTTTAGCCAAATTATCTGCAAAATTCACCAAAGAAGTTAAATCCTGTTCTGCTCTTTTCTGTACTAGAATTGTAACATTTTGAGGCGATTCGACTAGTGGCGATTGTACTAAGATAGTTTTTTCTTCTGAGGTTACAGAACTTGGTGATAAAACAAGTTTATTATAATTAACTAATGCCAAAGCGGGAATCCAAGTGCCATTTTGTCCTTCGGCAGTTTGAAAGCAAACTTTTTCATCTTCAACATATCTAGCAATAGCTAATATTTTTCCTTTAGTTTTTTTGTTACTAATAATTGCCTCAGTAATTTGACCAACAACATCTTTGTTTAGTTTTCCCGTTTTCATATAATGTGCTATGTGAAGTGAAGTTATGAGTAATATATACCTCAGAGATGTATATATTAGACTTTAGGTAACAATAACAATATTTTTCATATCGTAGGGGTTGAAACGTGTTCAACCCACTCATCTTTATTATTCGTTAAAGCAATTCATTGATAATAATTGACAATACTTCCAATGATGTTTTTTGACCGTCGCTCAATCCGTTTAAAACATTACGATTATAGTCAACAAGGTGCTTATTTTTTAACTATTTGCACGAAATATAAACAATGTCTATGGGGAGAGATCAAAAAAGATCAAGTATTATTGAATAACTTAGGTGCGATTGTTCTTCAATGTTGGTTAGAAATACCAGAACATTTCCTTTCTGTAGAGTTAGATGTATTTGTGATTATGCCTAATCATATACACGGAATTTTATGGCTTAAAAACTCAGCTAATCAAGAGGAAAAATATAATCAATATCAGAAAGTTGTTAAAGGTTCAATTCCGAGTATTGTTCGATCATTTAAAGGTGCGGTAACCAGAAAAATTAATCAGATTTGTCAACAAACAGGTACTTCTTTAATATGGCAAAGAAACTATTATGAGAAGATAATTAAAAATGAAGAAATGCTCAATAATGTTAGAGAATATATTATCAATAATCCTCGTAATTGGGAGAAAGATTCGGAATATTCATCGTCAAAAAATATTATATTAGATTTGCCTTTTTAAGGATATTTGGGTGTTGGTGGGCAGAATATTATTCTGCCCCTACAGTTTGCGTTATCGTAGGGGTTGAACAATGTTCAACCCATTTCCCACAACCCACCACTTATAAACCATTACCGCTTAACCCACAAGAGGCAAAATCAACTTAAACAGTAGTTAACTCTTTCAGCGCCCTCACCTCTGGATTATCAGCTTCGGAAGGGGGTACAACTTGCCAGAATTGCGGTAAATATTCTGACCAATTAGTTAAAATTAATTGACCCTTTTTACTACCAGTTTTATTAACATGATTAGTAATTAAATCCTTTAATTGTGCTTCCCCTTCAGGGGTAGAAATGCGCTGAATTTTGACGATTTCGGGGTTAACTTTTGCCTCAAAAGTATTATCTTCATCAAGGAAATAACCCAAACCCCCCGTCATACCAGCGCCCACATTCCTGCCCACAGTGCCTAAGACTACGATTAAACCACCTGTCATGTACTCACAACAGTGATCTCCAGCGCCCTCCACCACAGCAACAGCCTTGGAATTACGCACCGCAAAACGCTCACCAGCGCGCCCCACCGCATATAAAACGCCACCGGTTGCACCATATAAACAAGTATTACCGAGAATTACGTTCTCAGAAGCGTTATAGGTAGCCGAAGCAGGAGGAATAATGACAATTTCACCGCCATTAATACCCTTACCCACATAATCATTAGCTTCCCCTTCGAGGTGAATATTCATACCTTGAATATTGAAAGCGCCGAAACTTTGACCAGCAACCCCTTTGAATTGCAGATTTAAACTACCCTCAAAACCAGAGTCACCGTATTTCTTGGCAATTACACCAGCAATACGAGCGCCCGTAGAGCGATCCGTACTAACGATCTTGATGTCCTTAGTTAAAGTGCCTTGATTAGCAATGGCATCAGTTACCGCAGAATCAGAGAGAATCTCATCATCCAACACATGACCATTAGTATGAGTATCACCATGATTTAACCAACTACGATCGGTTTTCGTATCAGGTAAATTAGTTAAACAATCGAGATTTAAAGCCTTAGTTTTCGTTAACTGCGCACTATGACGATAAGTCAACAAATCACCACGACCGATCAACTCATTTAAGCTAGTGTAACCCAACTTAGCAAGAATAGAGCGCACTTCCTCCGCCACAAAATAGAAGAAATTAACCACATCCGCAGGTACACCCGGGAAGCGTTTACGCAATCTTTCTTCTTGAGTAGTGACACCCACAGGACACTGATTAGTATGGCAGACGCGCGCCATAATACAACCTTCCGCAATCATCGCTACAGTACCAAAACCGTACTCCTCAGCGCCCATCAACGCCGCCATGACCACATCCCAACCAGTTTTCATACCGCCATCAGCGCGTAATAAAACCCGATCTCTTAACTGATTCTCCAATAAAGTGCGGTGAACTTCCGTAACTCCCAATTCCCAAGGACATCCAGCGTGTTTAATGGAACTCAAAGGAGATGCACCAGTACCACCATCATGACCCGAAATTTGGATCACATCAGCATTAGCTTTAGCAACCCCGGCGGCGATCGTACCAATACCGATTTCTGCCACCAACTTAACCGATACCTTAGCAGTAGGATTAATTTGGTGTAAATCGTGGATTAATTGTGCCAAATC
This genomic stretch from Cyanobacterium sp. T60_A2020_053 harbors:
- a CDS encoding transposase — its product is MMFFDRRSIRLKHYDYSQQGAYFLTICTKYKQCLWGEIKKDQVLLNNLGAIVLQCWLEIPEHFLSVELDVFVIMPNHIHGILWLKNSANQEEKYNQYQKVVKGSIPSIVRSFKGAVTRKINQICQQTGTSLIWQRNYYEKIIKNEEMLNNVREYIINNPRNWEKDSEYSSSKNIILDLPF
- a CDS encoding type II toxin-antitoxin system HicB family antitoxin, which produces MDNWKYSMIIKWSNVDNCYLVGVPDFEGQQWRTHGDTYEEAFQNGIEVLELLIEDYQLSGETLPIPNVLTEKVA
- the rpoD gene encoding RNA polymerase sigma factor RpoD, coding for MTQAQEILATITPAHDVDEFLELNSHTKTSVTTMEAEFSEMISEADAIGTPDLNQKTRKLPSARRRSSTTTKKKPFTEDSIRVYLQEIGRIRLLRAEEEIELARQIADLLDLEYIRATQMEHLGRIPTDQEWAEACDIPNLRQFNRRLHIGRRAKDKMVQSNLRLVVSIAKKYMNRGLSFQDLIQEGSLGLIRAAEKFDHEKGYKFSTYATWWIRQAITRAIADQSRTIRLPVHLYETISRIKKTTKMLSQKMGRKPTEEEIAEDMEMTIEKLRFIAKSAQLPISLETPIGKEEDSRLGDFIEADGETPEDEVAKNLLREDLENVLDSLSPRERDVLRLRYGLDDGRMKTLEEIGQIFNVTRERIRQIEAKALRKLRHPNRNSILKEYIR
- a CDS encoding bifunctional nuclease family protein; the encoded protein is MIEMKVAAIALDAVSRSPIVLLKDATERRALPIYIGQDQARSIIAALEQQPTPRPLTHDLMVDFFKVWNIKLERVIINALQDNTFYALLCTKMGKKSKNIDCRPSDAIAIAVRAGCPIWVMEEVIFDASIPVDTQADEDERQAFRDFVSQLSPEELIRRARKTSDES
- a CDS encoding DUF4277 domain-containing protein; the encoded protein is MSQFINVQVENLDHLGIIAGIIDEIGVVEIINEKLPRHCTEKISKGLVVKAMIINALGFLSQPLYLFSEYFEDKALEKLLGKEVKKEYLNNDKLGRTLYG
- a CDS encoding family 10 glycosylhydrolase, producing MKIRQIFFKKRSLILFSFIIIGYFLSRPAPSFKSEIESSAEIRGVWLTNVGTIFFHHTTLLDNIFAHLARSNYTHIYVSTYGFGGTIYPSQTVKTNPLFLPPFTDVLKASKIEAGRQGLKLYAWLEYGLMLSPTNFVAVNNPDWLLKTPEGKTVVNGFVWLNPDNPEVQEYILDIIEEVANYKELTGIQLDDHWGVPSQFGNYINEMNELTAQVKKSIDKINPNLIFSLSPNPYSFSKNKYNQDWLYWAKQGYIDEVIIQIYRDNSKEFEQAIITSEIDKLDESIPVAIGIYAGSFDSYKHPAEIQKQIDITQNLGYGFSIFCWEARAMGADFFRDK